The window TGAGTTCGGCGCGGGTCGCGCCGGTGCTGCTGGGGGCCATGGGGACCAACCTACCTTTCGCACTACATCTGTAGTACGGTCGACGTGTTCGGATACTACAGATGTAGTGGACGCTGGAGGGGCCATGGCACAGTCACCACGCGCGCTGATCGTGGGCGGCGGCATCGGAGGTCTCACCGCGGCGGTGGCGCTGCACCGGCGCGGCTGGCGGGTCACGGTCCTGGAGCGGGCGCGTTTCCTCGAACCGGTCGGCGCGGGCATCTCCCTCGCGCCCAACTCGCTGCGGGCCCTCGACGTGATCGGGCTCGGCGACGAGATCCGCGGCCTCGCCGCCTGGCAGGGCGACGGCGGACTGCGCACCCCCGGCGGCCACTGGCTCTCGCGGAGCAACGCCGCCGTGATGGCCGAGCGCTTCGGCGGACCGCTCGTCCTCCTGCACCGCGCCACGCTCATCGACAGCCTGGCCGCACGGCTGCCCGGGGGCGTCGTGCGGACGGCGTCCGCGGCGGTCCTGGTGGATCCCGGTGGTGAGGGCCGGCCCGCACGCGTGAGCACCCCCGCCGGTGAACTGGAGGCCGAGCTGGTCGTCGGCGCGGACGGTATCCGGTCAGCCGTACGCGGGACGCTGTTCCCGGGGCATCCGGGGCCCGTCTACTCCGGTTTCACCACCTGGCGGACCGTCATCCCGCTGCCCGGGGTGGCCTTCGCCTCGCACGAGACCTGGGGACGGGGCCGTATCTGGGGCACGCACCCGCTCGACGACGGCCGGGTGTACGCGTACGCCGCCGCCCGTGTACCTGCCGGAGGGCGGGCGGCCGACGACGAACGGGCCGAGCTGGTACGGCTCTTCGGCGACTGGCACGACCCGGTCCCCGCCGTGCTCGCCGCCGCCCGCCCCGAGGACGTCCTGCGCCACGACGTTCACCACATCGCCGAGCCCCTGCCCGCCTTCCACGCCGGCCGGGTCGCCCTGCTCGGGGACGCGGCGCACGCCATGCCGCCGACACTGGGCCAGGGCGGCAACCAGGCGATCGAGGACGCGGTCGTGCTCGCCCATCACGCCGACCCGCGTGACGGCCGGACCGTCGAGGGCCTCGCCGGGTACACGGCGGCCCGCAAACCGCGTACGACCGGAATCAGCCGCAAGGCCGTCGGGGTGGCCCGCCTCAACATGATGCGAAGCCGTCCCGGGATCATGCTGCGGGACGCGGCGATCACCATGGTCTCCAAGGCCGGGCCCGCCCTCTTCCTGCGGAGTTTCGACGGAATCGCCGACTGGCGGCCGCCGCGCTCGCCGTATGCTTCCGACGAGACGGGCGTACGTGTCCCCTAGCCCGCCAAAGCGTTGGAGGAGATCCCCGTGAAGGTCGGCTGCATCGGACTCGGCGACATCGCGGTGAAGGCGTACCTGCCGGTGCTCGCCACCCGCCCGGGGCTCGAACTGCACCTGCACACACGGACGCCCGCGACCCTCGCCACGGTCGCCGACAGCCTGCACGTGCCGGCCGAGCGGCGGCACACGGACCTCTCCGCGCTGCTCGCCCAAGACCTCGACGCGGCGTTCGTGCACGCGCCCACCCACGCGCATCCCGAGATCGTGACGCGGCTGCTCGAAGCGGGCGTCGCCACGTATGTCGACAAGCCGATCGCGTACGAACTCGCCGACTCGGAGCGCCTGGTGCGGCTCGCGGAGGAGCGCAACACCAGCCTGGCGGTCGGCTTCAACCGGCGCTACGCGCCCGGGTACGCGCAGTGCGCCGACCATCCGCGTGACCTGATCCTGATGCAGAAGAACCGCGTCGGCCTGCCGGAACAGCCCCGCACGATGATCCTCGACGACTTCATCCACGTCGTGGACACCCTGCGGTTCCTGGTGCCGGGGCAGGTCGACGACGTGAGCGTACGGGCGCGCGTCGAGGACGGGCTGCTGCACCACGTCGTGCTGCAGCTGGCCGGGGAGGGATTCACGGCGCTCGGTGTGATGAACCGGCTGAGCGGCTCGAACGAGGAGATCCTGGAGGTGTCCGGACAGGACACCAAGCGTCAGGTGCTCAACCTCGCCGAGGTCGTCGACCACAAGGGGCAGCCGACGACGCGGCGGCGCGGCGA of the Streptomyces aurantiacus genome contains:
- a CDS encoding Gfo/Idh/MocA family protein; translation: MKVGCIGLGDIAVKAYLPVLATRPGLELHLHTRTPATLATVADSLHVPAERRHTDLSALLAQDLDAAFVHAPTHAHPEIVTRLLEAGVATYVDKPIAYELADSERLVRLAEERNTSLAVGFNRRYAPGYAQCADHPRDLILMQKNRVGLPEQPRTMILDDFIHVVDTLRFLVPGQVDDVSVRARVEDGLLHHVVLQLAGEGFTALGVMNRLSGSNEEILEVSGQDTKRQVLNLAEVVDHKGQPTTRRRGDWVPVARQRGIEQVVLAFLDAVGAGKVVSARDALATHELCERVVQAVAERSA
- a CDS encoding FAD-dependent oxidoreductase is translated as MAQSPRALIVGGGIGGLTAAVALHRRGWRVTVLERARFLEPVGAGISLAPNSLRALDVIGLGDEIRGLAAWQGDGGLRTPGGHWLSRSNAAVMAERFGGPLVLLHRATLIDSLAARLPGGVVRTASAAVLVDPGGEGRPARVSTPAGELEAELVVGADGIRSAVRGTLFPGHPGPVYSGFTTWRTVIPLPGVAFASHETWGRGRIWGTHPLDDGRVYAYAAARVPAGGRAADDERAELVRLFGDWHDPVPAVLAAARPEDVLRHDVHHIAEPLPAFHAGRVALLGDAAHAMPPTLGQGGNQAIEDAVVLAHHADPRDGRTVEGLAGYTAARKPRTTGISRKAVGVARLNMMRSRPGIMLRDAAITMVSKAGPALFLRSFDGIADWRPPRSPYASDETGVRVP